CCCTGACCGAAGGAAATGCAGTTAAAAATGTTAACCATACAGATAGGCTGACCAGAAGATGTTAGCAAAGTCCAAATATTCTTTGTGCAATCTagtagtacatctttcgagacgagtagggggttaccccggtataatagtacatcacagccactgatcataactgggccctcttggagaccagtctttgactgaagaggtcgcccagaataaataaaacattttaattcaatCTTGCAGTTTCTACCCTGCATCTGCTACCTAGTATTTTGCTACATTGAATTTGATACCCTTTTAACCCCTCATTTGGATATATGTGTGATCGGTTATAACTTATACGGATTTCCCAGAAACTTGCCGATATCACAATTTGAGAACAAAAACTACTTACTAACGAAATCCTGGTTTTGTTTGTATTCACATACCTACCAGGTAAAAACAAGTATTTTTTGTGATTAGCTTAAACATCCGTTTGGAaactttttatattgtttttgttttgatgttgTGAAATATCGATACAGGTATATGATTACcaattcttttatttctttcgtttcttccttttttagttaataatatttcatttacagAGGCCTACTTGACCAACACAGGTATAAAATGGTGTGCGATCTGAattaaaaattagatttttatcTCTCATCTCATTCAGTGTATCTCACATTTCTTGCTCGATTTTCTCCCAAATTTCAATACGTTGTTGTTGAAACAATCCTCTTTCATGAGGCTactaattgattaataattataacaaccaataattaatttaattttgcgTATTATGTTATATTTACTGATTGCTAATACCTATCTTTAGAAGTAACCGTATTTATTAGAATAAACACCCCGTttggaatataaaaaaaattgacattGACATACATTctactatattatataaacGCCTTCCTCGAATAaactctaaaaaataaaaaataaactctAAAAACCCTACCTAACAATAAACACCTCGGGGCGTTCATTAGAATAAAACGGTATTTACTTGAGGACACATCTGGAACAGAAGAATATCATGTTTTCATGAATACAGGTATTGATTGATTACaataataatgtgtattttttaaaacacatatttagcctttgtttattttatgggaaagtgtcccctgaatattggTGTTCCAAAGGAGGGCATTCTACTGTCGTGGCTATAAATGTAGTGGCAAAAAGACAGTGCCTATCTAATGGGTTTTCAGAAAAAAGAGCCAAGAGAGATTGTTCACACATCATATTTGTCCAAATTGGAAAAAGCGCAATAATGTTTATTGTACTATAGTTTACTTTTGAACTAAGTACTCAGAACACTTTTTTCGGAACATTCGTAATAATCGGTTTAGGTCTTGTTTTAAATACGAGTTTACGTTTAATAATCGCATTCACTACATAATGAGTCTTGTCCAATTGTTCGGTGGATTGTGCACCTTGACTTTGCGAGTCATTTAATTGGTCTGTCTCCATTTCCAAAGAATCTGATGATTCCTGTCCACGTTGTTTCATCATTACAATAAATGGTTTATCAAGGTTGTGTACTTTTCCATACAAAATATGATGTCCAATTATGAAAATTGGAATGCCCTACAGAAATGGAGAAACAGTTTATTAAGTATTAAGCATCATGATTCATAGAAATACATCTAAAAAGtactaaaataaattacattattatataaaacatataaacaaattgtcaaatatttgtttaaattaatcaaGGATTCTATAGCGTTTTTAGAAATATaaacaggtaggcctacttcgaACTTGCCTGTTTATTAAAATGAAGGTCGCCAATAAAGTTACCCGCCAACTGACATTCGTGTCTGGATTCTAGTCGACCCTGCAGCTCGATAAGCAACCACTCTGGGCAAACATCAACATTTTtcctataaataataaaacgatCATGTCAACAAATTGGGGCGAATCGACTTGAGGCCACTATCTGTATGTAAAGATGCCGGACTGTTGTGCTGTCGTCGCCAAACCATGCACGATCGATCAGGCCTAAAATTGAATATTGCCAtgttaggcctaatataatttctatatttcaaaatatattgtatGACATAACAGTACTTGCCCCTTACATTTTCACTACTATCTGTACCATATTTAtgaatgttattatttaaaacaaataaataaattgggcctaggctagggactggcatatatttttcaatttatcttTCTGCATTTGAATAGTGTTCAGTTTGAAAGAGTATATAATCGTAagcattttaaactttaaatcaacaaaattgattGAGTATTTCGaaagttatgaataaaataaggtgTAAAAATTTGGCACCATCACTATCCTTTGTTTACATAGGAATCCCCACCCCGCGTTTGTGACCTTGTACACAAATAGTCACTGGGTGAAAATACTACTAAAAcacatataaatacattttatgaacatatttttaattagaaagTTGATGgtgacaaatatatatttgcataataccacattttgtttggaaattgtgtcaaaatcacaaaaataagATAAAAAGTACTTATTTTATGTTTACCCTCTCCCCGGACTGCGCGAATGTCCCGGAGGAATACCCCCACCTCAGCCAGGCtgtgtgatgacgtcatcaggcACTTCGCGGCCTAGAATTGCTTACTCACCTAGCATCAGGTGATTAAAAACCTTTTGTGATCCAATATAGGTGATATTTATGTAAAACCAAAGGCGTACactgttaaaatataaatatatctaaaatatataaGCAAAATCCCAAAATATTAGGCATGTTTTcgattttttctgattttactaACATTTCGAGcccaaaataaaatgtcatcgcGAAGACATGTGGgcaaaggaatttcaaatttttcatCGGAATTTTCCGGAAAAGATCGTACAGTCATTCGTTTTTTCTGAATAGCCAATCAGAGTTCGTAAATTCATGCGCAAGTTGACCCCTTTTTAACAGGTTAAGGGTCACACTTGTCTATTCCCTAAAGATGTCTGCTGCCCTCTAGCGGTTTTGCTAGTcgctacctaggcctagctaggcatccCCTCTTCCTCTCCTAGCACGTTTTCTTTTCGCGCggaaaattgtaaataaagtcGTCTCTAAAATTACGGATGGCAGTGCAAGACTACGTTTTAAAGCACTATTTCAATTAGTTGATTATTATGGTCTTTTCACAATTTTGGCCAATGGTAATAAGGCTTTTATGTACCTTGGACTCGCTTGGACGAACATGCAGCATGCACAAGCACCAAAAAACGTATGATGGATAATCAGTCTATATAGTAAAACGTGTTGTGTCTTTTGTTTTCGGCTGGACCCATTAAATGTAACTTTAAACCTTCAGCGTTAATAACTTGTGTATTCATTTCCTTCCTCTAAACATTAATTAGGTAAAAAATTGTGTTCCTTAGTAGAGCCTAGCTAGTACGGTAGGCTACCACCATGGTCCATGTCGACCGCCACAAAAAGACTAATCTAAGCCAAGCAAGGGCCAAGGCCCTAGCCTAACTAGCTAGTTAGGCCTGGGTGGGTAGGCCAAGTAGGGCATATGACCGGTTCCGGTTGGGctgccgacaagttgagccgccggtaatttcaatgaaacgcccagtgcgtcTTTTTTACAACATTTCGCATAGTGATTAGAGTGGTGTCCTAgctagtacataagttcatggtctttagaCTTTAGGTTtgttgtgtcatgaaaataaataacataatacatataattacatactacaattttgttggtttgaactGCCACACAGCAAAagaaagtagtcatatttaataattaaattgttttaatctttcaaggtaaaaattaagtgcactccataatatttttctcgcgtcgcacttactgtataatataggcctaccacgtAAGTGAGTATCGATATTCTTcaaatgaggttaaataattattattttttatctactttcttttaatatcatattttattgtattttacaatgttaatacacaaaatattttactaaaaaacagtgattttatgtaattattttaccgaaaaatggaaTAGGCCTTGTTCATACAACTGCCGTCTGAGGGGGGCAACacgtttacgtcatttttggctaaaaacgatcattttcggtgatgttttaggccttatattttggaatctacaagtcagattttcataatcATTTCTttaattgtaacattttttaataatatatgctaaaaccgtgatatataaacttttgaatATATTGTTATccctaatataaatagaacttctaaAAAGAAACGAGCACCGAcgaaagttagcatttggcgtttcatagaaaataacgtttttatggcggcggctcaacttggcctaatccccAAGTAGGAGGCCGATTCTAGGTCGTTCCCTAGTAGAGGCTATAAGCCTTACTGGCTAGCCTACAACAAAACtatactaaattttatattgttgCAACTAGCCTAAAACTTGTTATATTTCATGAAATTAagtagatatttttattttattgttaatgcTCAATATAGAAAATTGGAATTCATCTAATGACCCATTATTATTGgtgtaaataattattgtaatttgttCACAGCTTATTCGTTATGTCTGTGAATCGGGAGCGAAGAAAAAGGTATGATCATGCATACTTGTGCAGTTTTTATGCCCTCTCTTTTTTGGTTATGCTTTCATAATTTGTCTTTGTATTTTACTTTTCAAAATTGTGATGACAGTGTACagatattatttatgtttatttgactttattttaaaaaaaatgatagtaGGGGAAGAAGGAAGAAATTGGAAGAACCAATGGCAGTTGATGATGAAATATCTCAATTAAAAAGGTAATGTGAACACATGTTTagtttattatcaaaatatacaacaatGACAAATGTGAACACATGTTTTGATATTAAGTTATTATAGGACTGGAACATACAGCAATGCCAATGCCAACACATGTTTTGATATTAAGTTTTTTTTGGACTGGAACATACAGCAATGCCAATGTGATCACATGTTTTGATATTAAGTTTATTATAGAACTGGAACATACAGCAATGACAATGTGAATACATGTCATATAACTTTGATATTAAGTTCATTATAGGACTGGAACATACAGCAATGCCAATGTGATCACATGTTATCTTTATTATACAGCCAACTATATTACTTATGGTCTTGTTTGAGTGTCATATCATGTTAGGTGTGAACTTTGACTTATTATGGTCTGGTGTCCAGCTGCCATTTAGTTAATTATCTATAGTAGATAGTACCTGGTTTGTAGCTATAAATTGGACTATTTGTGATTCTCTTTCCGTCAAAAATAAATGTTCGAATCCATAATTCATGTGGTGTGGTCAATAAATTGACATTGTACAATGTGTTATTGCAGCGAAAGTAGACgaatgaaaaagaaaatcataATTGAAGATGAAATGAAAATTAACGATGAAATGACTAATTCAGAAATAAAAaggtatattatattaaatcttGTGCTGTGAACCATTATTTATTGATCTCTCATAATACAGACTGTATATGAATCTTTAAAATAGTTATGAACAATACATTTTCACaactataaagaataaaaagtATAACAGGAGTTTTTGTAGGGTGAGGGTGGGTGTTTCATAATGTTCTTaactgtatttttgtttaatccAACTAGTGGTGAAGATGTAAAGGATGGGATATGTACGGTACACAGAGTAAAGTTTTTTGACTATCAGCCCACTGCCATTCACTGCATGGCTTATGATGAAGATAGTGAACGTTTAGCTGTTGTTAGATCTGATGGCGCCATTGAAATATGgaacatgaaacacaattttaaTCAGGAACGTGTAAGTATTATTAGTGTTTTTCAATGGTTTGAATCTTAgaccctgtttctgctgccaagtaaatactgtatatagcaCCCAAGAAATATTTTTAGCAGAAACGGGAtactaaaaaatacaatataaaaaaataccatATTGTATACCATATTTTAAGTACTTGTAGCAGAAACAACCaacattgaaaatattaattaataatgaattatttcAACTTTGCCTTTTCCATTTAGGTTATACCTGGATCACGAACAAGTAAACTAGACTCCGTAACATGGGTCAAAGGTCGTTTATTCACCACTGGTTTCCAAGGTGACATCACAGAATATGACTTAGTCAAAAACACTGTTAaggtaaatattttaaagctctgtctaccctaATGtaatttgcccatatatggacatgatgataaaaataatatttatttccacaaataataGAGCAAAATATAgagtaacataataaatatacaaccgATAATgaacataattaatataatgcaagaaaagaaatatataagtGGAAAACGGACACCACAGCAATAGCAGTACAACTAGAACTTCTTCTGAAGGCTACCATATTggagtatcactaccatatgggcacatcagatTTTGTTGGaaaaactggtttgatagtgtagacagagcttaagatctAGTAGCAATTAATTGCATCTGAATACAatatatgtacaatatttattgTCATACTGTAGGGCATCAATTATGTTTATTAGTAATGGTTTATTATCCTTTGTGGAATATATCGGGAAAACTACCTATGGGTTTTCCCAAAGAATTAACATATCAGTAATTGATTTGTACTATGAATAAATTTCATGGCTCAGCAATGAATTGGAGCATCTCTTACAATCCGTCTTCCTGGGattaatacaaatacaataagcAAAAAGTTATATCAAaacgataaaataaaacagccagaaaaattagcagagcttaggtgacactagcccttcatcagtgtaGTGAGAGTACTTAGATAAAATTGAGAATATAAAGCAGGAAAGTGCTGCCtaatggcaaaaaaaaaaaaacaaaggagGCACATGTacctatttataaaataaaaaatactttattatcAAAGAGTAGCTGAAGAAAAAAACTCATACTACAAAATGTTATAGTTCACATACAAATTAAAgaattttatctaattttaatcaAGAAAATGAATTATGCAAcgtttattatacatttatgcAACAtaaatttatgttatttttttttttagtattcaGTTTTATATGGGAATGCCGCTTGGTGTCTTGCTGCAAACCATGCTGGAACGCTGCTTGCTGTAAGTaataatatgatttaaaaattcaataaccCAACACCCTTAAACTAACAGTCAATACATTCCAAACACTTGCATATTAAGACCTTGGTCACACTATCATACATCAGTACAAAAACAACTTGCGTGCCCTGAAATATTATATCCAAAATTCCCTAAACATCGTTTAAAGTGTTGTATATACATCTTCACACCTTCAGATAATCAGCATGGTTTATTTTTGTCTTATATAACTGTATAACATAAACCTCTAAAAGGAAGCCTTTGGGATTCTTCTTTTTTTGTACTCTTGGGTGGGGTTCTTTTAAAGATTGCTTTTCCAGACCAAAGAGGAGGGGGTGGgggagcttcttttcgaggttttactgtattttacacAAGTTCGAAATTGGTGTTCTTTACATGTTTTATTGTCGTGCGTTGCATACAACCTGTGGAGCGatatttgaaattataaataggcctactttttaggGAAGTCACAGTTAGTTTCTGGTGTGTttcttaaaaataaacaattagaCCTTCCGAGCTGAAGAGCCTAAATTTAATTCCAGTTACAGGTGTAATACCCAAAAAGCTTAGTACTGTAGCCGCTTACAGTAGTACTGTTGTAAAGAATTTTCGGTTTCTGATTTTGTGACAATAACATTCTCAATTAAATGAAACCAATTCTTAAACAGCTTACcatatcaattattaatttggGAATTGGATATTAGTATTGTTATTACTTCTTATTgcctttgttgttttattaaacGATGTTTTACTAATGACAACCCCTCctcaaaaatattgattttcatTGCATCCGGTGAATTGGTagtaaaaac
This region of Antedon mediterranea chromosome 8, ecAntMedi1.1, whole genome shotgun sequence genomic DNA includes:
- the LOC140057543 gene encoding chromosome transmission fidelity protein 8 homolog; amino-acid sequence: MVQIVVKMKNVDVCPEWLLIELQGRLESRHECQLAGNFIGDLHFNKQGIPIFIIGHHILYGKVHNLDKPFIVMMKQRGQESSDSLEMETDQLNDSQSQGAQSTEQLDKTHYVVNAIIKRKLVFKTRPKPIITNVPKKVF